CACCACGAAAGCAGTCCTTTCGCCCGGTCCACCGTGAGTTCGCCGGCGCCCTGCCCCGTGGTCCGCTTGCCGATGCCGATCCCGACGAGCAACGGCTCGTCGCTGTCGGACGAGATGGTCGAGACCATGCGGGTGAAATGCGTTCCGAGCGGAAGCGTGAAGCGGCGCGTCTCCCAGACCTTGCGATCCACGTCGACCGGCCAGGGCGCATAATCGACGGTGAAATCGGCGGCCTGCCCACTTGCGGACAGGATGCGGTGGCGGACGTAGTTGCGCGACGTCCACAACTTGTTGTCGTGCCAGATGCCGAGCCCGCCGGCGCCGCGCGTCGAACCGACATTGTAGAAGTCGAGGCCCTCGCCGCGATAGCTGTGCTGGTCGCCGCTGCGCAGCTGGCGATCGGCGAAGGGCCAGCGCACGTTCTTGCCCCACGAATCGATTCCCGAGCCCGAGGGCGGTTCCGCCGCTTCGAGCGCATGGCCGTAAATCCGGTGCGCGGTGCGATCATTCTCCCACAATAGGTCGTCGTAGCGATAGTCGGCGCGGACGACCGCGGCCTGAGCTTCCCGGTCGGGTGGCGGCGGGAGCGGCCCCGCGACCGCCGGCATGTCCGGCGTCCCGGCCTCTTGCGCCGCAGGCATCGCCGGCGCCACCGCAAGCAAGAAGGCCATAGTCGCCGGGGCTCGCCCCTTTTTCCAGATGGTCGAAATCCGCGTCATATCTTTCTCCCTGGCAGCGATCCGATCGGGCGACGAACCCGCCTTATGTCACGCTGTGCGACGATGAGGCACCCTTGCAGCCATGACTCGTGGCCTGATGGACCAAATTTTTAAAATGAAATGAAATTATTTAAGTTGTCATATGACTTATAATCGCTACACTCAAGCGGATATGGCGCACAATGTGCCGAAAACGGGAGGACGGGCGCGTGAGGCAGGCTGGCAGCGACGCTGTGCATGACGACAGGCTTGCGCTTCGCAAACGGCGGCCGTCCCTCGTCGACGCCGCGTGCGAGCATATCCGCACCAGCATCATGTCGGGCGTGCATCCGCCCGGCGCCCAGCTCCCTACCGAGGCCGAATTCGTCGATGTGCTCGGCGTGAGCCGGACGGTGATTCGCGAAGCGATCGCCCGTCTCGCGGCGGCGGGACTGGTCGAGGCCCGGCAGGGGAAAGGGCTCTTCGTCAGCGAGACCGCGCGTTACCAGGCTTTCCAGGTCACGCGCGACGAGGTCGAGAATCTCAGCGATGTGATACAGCTCCTCGAACTCAGGCTCTGCGTCGAAACCGAGATGGCGGCGCTGGCGGCCGAGCGGCGCACCGAGGTCGACGTGATGAATATGCGCCAGCAGATCAGGATTCTGGGCGAGGCCGCGGTCGGCCTTGAGGATTCGGTCAAGGCCGATGTCGAATTCCACAACGCCATCGCCCGGGCGAGCAAGAACACCTATTACGCCAAGCTGATCGACTTCCTCGGCGTCCGCCTCGTTCCGCCGCGCTCGCTCTATCTGCGACAAGGCCAGGCCTATATCGGCGACAGTTACAAGGCGGTGATCAGCGCCGAGCATGAGGCGATCCTCGATGCCATCATCCACCGCGATTCCGACGCCGCGCGGGTGGCGGCGCGAACCCATATGAGCGGCAGCTTAAAACGGCACCGCGAACTTCACGACTTCATGTCGTCCAACAACCCGACGGGCTGAACCAGACCAAAACACAGACCTGCAGAAGAAACTCAGGCGCCGAATTACGTCCGGCAGAATAATCAGATCAATCTGCCAAACTTGTATGATGTCTTATAGGGAGAGGTCCATTGAAGGTCAGTCTTCGCGCCTCCGTGGCGCTGATCGCATTCGTATCGGGTGCACCCATGGCAATTGCGCAAACCGCGCCAGCCGCCGATCCGGCCGCGGGTGAAGGGCAGGACACGTCGGGCGACATCGTCGTCACCGGCATCCGCCAGAGCCTTTCGCGCGCCGCCGAGATCAAGCGCGAGTCGACCGCGGTGGTCGATTCGATCGTCGCCGAGGATATCGGCAAGCTTCCCGACCTCACCACCGCCTCGGCGCTCCAGCGCGTACCCGGCGTGCAGGTCGTCGTCGGCGGCAATAACGAGATTGTCGGCGCCCGCATTCGCGGCCTCGACGACATCGTCACCACGCTCAACGGGCGCGAGATTTTCACCGGCGTCGGCCGCGGCTTCTCGTTTCAGGATCTCCCGGCCGAAGCCCTTGCGGGGGTCGATGTCTACAAGTCCAATTCGGCCGAACGGATCGAAGGCGGCGTCGCTGGCGGCGTCAATATGCGCCTGCGCCGCGCGCTCGACTTCAAGGAGCTGACGATCGCGGGCAGCGCGCGCGCGACTTATCTGCAGGAAGCCGGTTCGAAGAACACGATCAATCCCGCGCTGAGCCTGCTCGTCGCCAACCGCTGGGCCGCGGGTGAGGGCGAGATCGCGGCGATGGTCGGCATATCCTATCAGCGCAACAAATATGCCCGGCCGATCGCGTGGAACGATTGGACACGCGCCACGAGCGCGGGCCCCGCGGGCTCGCCGCAGAATTTGCACGCGCCCACCGGCTTCGCCGCCGCCATCGAATTCGGCAAATATGAGCGACCGCAGGCCAATTTCTCGCTCGAATGGGCGCCCGACAGCGACACGACAATCTACGCCGAGGGGCTGTTCGCGGGCTATCGCGGCGACGTCTTCCAGGCGCGCCCGACCTTCCGCGCCTTCACCGGCACCTCGCTCGAGGCGACCGCGGGCGACACCTGTGAGGATTTCGCCGTCGGCCCCGACGGCTATTATTCGGGGAATGTGCGCAGCCCGGACAACCCGACGGGGACCGGCACGATCCGCGAACTGTGCAACGCCACAGGCTATACGGCGCGCAATATCGAATATTACACCGCGACCGTCGCGAACAAGTCGAGCACCGACATCTATGTGATCGCCACTGGCTTCAACAAGGAGATTGGCGCGCTCACCTGGAATACCGACATCTCCTATGAATCCTCGACCAACCGGAACGACAGCTTCCGCGTCGATATCGGCAAGCGCATCGACGAACTGGTCCTGGTCCGCGACGTCAACCATGAGGTCGAGGCGACGATGCCAGGCAATCCGATGAACGATCCCGAAGGCCTCGCCTTCGCCAACGGCATGAGCGAAAATATCAACCGCAGCCGAGGCACTTTGTGGGCCGTCATGAGCGACGCCAAATATGATTTCGACGGGATCCTCGACTATGTCCAGGCGGGCGTGCGCGTTGCGAAACGCAAGGCCGCGTTCGAGCAATATCTTGGCGGTCCGCCGGCCCCGGGCGGCTCGTTTGTGACGCCGCTCGACGGCGCGGGTCTTCCCGGCGATATTCTTTCGCAGGCCCCCGGCGTTCCGCAAATGAACGGCGGCGCCTCCTTCCTGCAGCTCGACCCCGACTATCTGGTTCAGGAATCGATCAAGCGACAGCTCAGGACGCTGTACGGCATCTCGCCCGACACGCCGGCGTTCGACCCGACGCGCGACTATGATGCGCAGGAAAAAAGCTATGCCGGCTTCCTGCAGGCGGGTTACGACATCGCGCTGACCGATACGATTTCGATCGACGGCATGGTCGGCGCGCGCCTGACCCGCACCGATCGCAACATCGCGGGTTCGGGCCGCGTGACCGATCCCGCGACCGGCACATCGCGCGTCGAACTCGTCCGGCGCTCGACCAGCGACACCGACCTGCTGCCCAACGCCAGCGCGCGCATCCAGTTCGGCGGCGGCCTCCAGTCGCGCTTCAACTATTCGAAGACACTTTCGCGGCCCAGCTTCGGCCAGCTCAACCCGGGCCTCAGCTATGTTGTCTCTTACGTCAACACGATCCAGAATTCCGGATCGGGCGGCAACCCCGACCTGCGGCCGCAAAAAGCCGACAGC
This DNA window, taken from Sphingopyxis sp. PAMC25046, encodes the following:
- a CDS encoding DUF4861 family protein translates to MTRISTIWKKGRAPATMAFLLAVAPAMPAAQEAGTPDMPAVAGPLPPPPDREAQAAVVRADYRYDDLLWENDRTAHRIYGHALEAAEPPSGSGIDSWGKNVRWPFADRQLRSGDQHSYRGEGLDFYNVGSTRGAGGLGIWHDNKLWTSRNYVRHRILSASGQAADFTVDYAPWPVDVDRKVWETRRFTLPLGTHFTRMVSTISSDSDEPLLVGIGIGKRTTGQGAGELTVDRAKGLLSWWGPADGDHGRMAIAIRVDPAMIAEIRADADNQLVLLRVAPGKPFVYFSGSAWDKGQGGFRTRQAWNAYAAGEKLDFGVPR
- a CDS encoding FadR/GntR family transcriptional regulator, producing the protein MRQAGSDAVHDDRLALRKRRPSLVDAACEHIRTSIMSGVHPPGAQLPTEAEFVDVLGVSRTVIREAIARLAAAGLVEARQGKGLFVSETARYQAFQVTRDEVENLSDVIQLLELRLCVETEMAALAAERRTEVDVMNMRQQIRILGEAAVGLEDSVKADVEFHNAIARASKNTYYAKLIDFLGVRLVPPRSLYLRQGQAYIGDSYKAVISAEHEAILDAIIHRDSDAARVAARTHMSGSLKRHRELHDFMSSNNPTG
- a CDS encoding TonB-dependent receptor encodes the protein MAIAQTAPAADPAAGEGQDTSGDIVVTGIRQSLSRAAEIKRESTAVVDSIVAEDIGKLPDLTTASALQRVPGVQVVVGGNNEIVGARIRGLDDIVTTLNGREIFTGVGRGFSFQDLPAEALAGVDVYKSNSAERIEGGVAGGVNMRLRRALDFKELTIAGSARATYLQEAGSKNTINPALSLLVANRWAAGEGEIAAMVGISYQRNKYARPIAWNDWTRATSAGPAGSPQNLHAPTGFAAAIEFGKYERPQANFSLEWAPDSDTTIYAEGLFAGYRGDVFQARPTFRAFTGTSLEATAGDTCEDFAVGPDGYYSGNVRSPDNPTGTGTIRELCNATGYTARNIEYYTATVANKSSTDIYVIATGFNKEIGALTWNTDISYESSTNRNDSFRVDIGKRIDELVLVRDVNHEVEATMPGNPMNDPEGLAFANGMSENINRSRGTLWAVMSDAKYDFDGILDYVQAGVRVAKRKAAFEQYLGGPPAPGGSFVTPLDGAGLPGDILSQAPGVPQMNGGASFLQLDPDYLVQESIKRQLRTLYGISPDTPAFDPTRDYDAQEKSYAGFLQAGYDIALTDTISIDGMVGARLTRTDRNIAGSGRVTDPATGTSRVELVRRSTSDTDLLPNASARIQFGGGLQSRFNYSKTLSRPSFGQLNPGLSYVVSYVNTIQNSGSGGNPDLRPQKADSFDASLEYYFGRSNYVSVVGFYRDIKDRIINGTEVRTIDGLQYVISTPRNLGSAKIKGVEVGGQLFLDFLPEGLDGAGVIGNFTVIDSEVTTPGDRLQGLPLLGVSKYNYNIGLIYEKYGISARMIYTYRSRYFDGDITNGLSLRPVSIPVGLNGIRAAGRLDFGLNYDVAPGITVSLAGTNITGQKTRNFESREDFVREVRNDDTTYSLGVRFNF